A region of Solanum dulcamara chromosome 7, daSolDulc1.2, whole genome shotgun sequence DNA encodes the following proteins:
- the LOC129896819 gene encoding sulfite exporter TauE/SafE family protein 3-like has product MAKIGLKLEGLRKHTVAVNGLFVLALAIVASGEQIPYESTLRNNGTTHHSIESNYLFDLFNLLREKSEIHYHHVWPELEFGWRVIVGSVIGFFGAAFGSVGGVGGGGIFVPVLTLIIGFDPKTSTAISKCMITGAAGTTVYYCVKLRHPSLDLPIIDYDLALLFQPMLLLGISIGVVLNVLFAEWMVTILLIILFLAASTKAFFKGAETWKKETIIKKEAARRLACNDAGGEEVAYKFISGGPKNGSTFTNEVYKEKEVSIFDNMYWKDTTRLIAVWIIILFLHVSKNYAPTCSMTYWILSLLQLPIAVGASAYEAVCLYKGSRVILSSGEAVITWKVHQLILYCCCGILTGIVGGLLGLGGGFILGPLFLELGIPPQVSSATAAFVMIFSSSMSVIQYYLLGRFPVPYALYFIAVASIAALIGQHVVRRIISIVGRASVIIFILALTIFVSAISLGGFGIADTIKKIDEGQHMGFDNICAYNPWAKKIKFHV; this is encoded by the exons TCTGGGGAGCAAATTCCATATGAATCCACTTTGAGAAACAATGGAACAACTCATCATAGCATTGAGTCAAATTACTTATTTGATCTATTCAATCTTCTTCGGGAAAAGAGTGAGATTCATTACCACCATGTTTGGCCT GAACTGGAATTTGGGTGGAGGGTGATTGTTGGTTCAGTAATTGGATTCTTTGGTGCTGCTTTTGGGAGTGTAGGAGGTGTCGGGGGAGGCGGTATCTTTGTCCCTGTGCTTACTTTGATCATTGGATTTGATCCTAAAACATCAACTGCAATATCAAAAT GTATGATCACTGGTGCAGCAGGTACAACTGTCTATTACTGTGTTAAACTGAGGCATCCATCACTTGACCTGCCCATCATTGATTATGATCTAGCTCTTCTTTTCCAACCAATGTTGTTGTTGGGAATCAGTATTGGAGTTGTACTAAATGTACTTTTTGCTGAGTGGATGGTGACAATCTTACTGATCATTCTTTTCTTAG CTGCATCAACCAAGGCATTCTTCAAGGGCGCCGAGACATGGAAGAAAGAAACTATTATTAAAAAG GAAGCAGCTAGGCGCTTGGCATGTAATG ATGCTGGTGGGGAAGAAGTTGCATACAAATTTATATCCGGAGGTCCGAAAAATGGTTCTACTTTTACAAATGAAGTTTATAAAGAAAAGGAG GTCTCAATTTTTGACAATATGTACTGGAAGGATACCACCAGACTTATTGCTGTCTGGATCATAATCCTATTTCTGCATGTCTCCAAG AACTATGCCCCAACTTGTTCAATGACATATTGGATCTTAAGCCTCTTGCAG CTCCCCATCGCTGTTGGAGCTTCTGCATATGAAGCTGTTTGCTTGTACAAGGGATCGAGGGTGATTCTTTCGAGTGGAGAAGCAGTAATAACATGGAAAGTGCATCAGTTGATTCTTTACTGTTGCTGCGGCATTTTGACTGGTATAGTTGGTGGTCTGCTAGGTCTTGGTGGTGGATTCATTTTGGGTCCATTGTTTCTGGAACTAGGGATTCCTCCTCAG GTATCAAGTGCTACTGCTGCTTTTGTGATGATATTTTCCTCCTCCATGTCCGTCATACAATATTACTTGCTAGGACGTTTTCCAGTACCATATG CACTGTATTTTATTGCTGTGGCCAGTATTGCAGCTTTAATAGGACAGCATGTTGTACGAAGAATAATTAGCATAGTTGGTAGAGCATCTGTGATTATCTTCATTTTGGCCCTCACAATCTTTGTGAGCGCAATATCATTAG GTGGATTTGGCATAGCAGACACGATTAAGAAGATCGACGAAGGACAACATATGGGGTTTGATAATATATGTGCATATAATCCTTgggcaaaaaaaattaaattccaCGTttag